Proteins encoded by one window of Pseudorca crassidens isolate mPseCra1 chromosome 3, mPseCra1.hap1, whole genome shotgun sequence:
- the NIPAL4 gene encoding magnesium transporter NIPA4 isoform X2: MELPASNTSCENGSLISLYCSSQQVLCQIVGDLSPQVPSSVISSSWQEGFRQNYSFYVGLGLAILSSFLIGSSVILKKKGLQRLVASGATRAVAAGEVANFGAYAFAPATVVTPLGVLSILISTILSSYFLGESLNLLGKLGCVICVAGSTVMVIHAPEEEKITTIVEMAAKMKDTGYIVFAVLLLVSCLILIFVIAPRYGQRNVLIYIVICSVIGAFSVTAVKGLGITIKNFFQGLPVVRHPLPYILSLVLALSLSTQVNFLNKALDIFNTSLVFPIYYVFFTSMVVTSSVVLFKEWHSMSAVDIVGTLSGFVTIILGVFTLHAFKDLDVSRTSLPHMHKNPTPPPAPEPSIVRLEDKNVLVDNIELSSAPSPKKPEVFIIHS; encoded by the exons ATGGAGCTGCCGGCCAGCAACACCAGCTGCGAGAACG GTTCCCTGATCAGCCTGTACTGCTCCTCCCAACAAGTCCTGTGCCAGATCGTCGGCGACCTCAGCCCCCAGGTGCCCAGCAGTGTCATCTCCAGCAGCTGGCAGGAGGGGTTCAGGCAGAACTACAGCTTCTACGTCGGCCTGGGGCTGGCCATCCTGTCCAGCTTCCTCATCGGCAGCAGCGTCATCCTCAAGAAGAAGGGTCTCCAGCGACTGGTGGCCTCTGGTGCCACGCGGGCTG TGGCTGCCGGAGAAGTTGCCAACTTTGGGGCCTATGCGTTTGCTCCTGCGACAGTCGTCACACCACTGGGAGTGCTGAGTatcctcataag TACCATCCTTTCCTCATATTTCCTGGGAGAGAGTCTGAACCTGTTGGGGAAGCTGGGCTGTGTGATCTGTGTGGCCGGCAGCACAGTGATGGTGATACACGCCCCCGAGGAAGAGAAGATCACCACCATCGTGGAGATGGCTGCCAAGATGAAAGACACAG GGTACATCGTGTTTGCTGTGCTTCTGCTGGTGTCCTGCCTCATCCTCATCTTCGTCATCGCCCCACGTTATGGACAAAGGAATGTCCTCATCTACATCGTCATCTGCTCTGTGATCGGGGCCTTCTCCGTGACCGCCGTCAAGGGTCTGGGCATCACCATTAAGAACTTCTTCCAGGGGCTGCCAGTTGTGCGGCACCCTCTCCCCTACATCCTGTCCCTCGTGCTGGCCCTTTCGCTCAGCACTCAGGTCAATTTCCTCAACAAGGCGCTGGACATCTTTAATACCTCCCTGGTGTTCCCCATCTACTACGTGTTCTTCACCTCGATGGTGGTGACCTCCTCCGTCGTCCTCTTCAAGGAGTGGCACAGCATGTCGGCCGTGGACATTGTGGGCACCCTCTCTGGCTTTGTCACCATCATCCTGGGTGTGTTCACGCTTCACGCTTTCAAAGACCTGGACGTCAGCCGGACCAGCCTGCCCCACATGCACAAAAACCCAACCCCGCCTCCCGCCCCAGAGCCCAGCATCGTTAGACTCGAAGACAAGAATGTTCTTGTGGACAACATAGAACTCTCCAGCGCCCCATCACCAAAGAAGCCCGAAGTATTTATAATCCATTCGTAA
- the NIPAL4 gene encoding magnesium transporter NIPA4 isoform X1, translated as MELPASNTSCENGSLISLYCSSQQVLCQIVGDLSPQVPSSVISSSWQEGFRQNYSFYVGLGLAILSSFLIGSSVILKKKGLQRLVASGATRAVDGGYGYLKDAMWWAGFLTMAAGEVANFGAYAFAPATVVTPLGVLSILISTILSSYFLGESLNLLGKLGCVICVAGSTVMVIHAPEEEKITTIVEMAAKMKDTGYIVFAVLLLVSCLILIFVIAPRYGQRNVLIYIVICSVIGAFSVTAVKGLGITIKNFFQGLPVVRHPLPYILSLVLALSLSTQVNFLNKALDIFNTSLVFPIYYVFFTSMVVTSSVVLFKEWHSMSAVDIVGTLSGFVTIILGVFTLHAFKDLDVSRTSLPHMHKNPTPPPAPEPSIVRLEDKNVLVDNIELSSAPSPKKPEVFIIHS; from the exons ATGGAGCTGCCGGCCAGCAACACCAGCTGCGAGAACG GTTCCCTGATCAGCCTGTACTGCTCCTCCCAACAAGTCCTGTGCCAGATCGTCGGCGACCTCAGCCCCCAGGTGCCCAGCAGTGTCATCTCCAGCAGCTGGCAGGAGGGGTTCAGGCAGAACTACAGCTTCTACGTCGGCCTGGGGCTGGCCATCCTGTCCAGCTTCCTCATCGGCAGCAGCGTCATCCTCAAGAAGAAGGGTCTCCAGCGACTGGTGGCCTCTGGTGCCACGCGGGCTG TGGACGGAGGCTACGGCTACCTGAAGGATGCAATGTGGTGGGCTGGATTTCTCACCA TGGCTGCCGGAGAAGTTGCCAACTTTGGGGCCTATGCGTTTGCTCCTGCGACAGTCGTCACACCACTGGGAGTGCTGAGTatcctcataag TACCATCCTTTCCTCATATTTCCTGGGAGAGAGTCTGAACCTGTTGGGGAAGCTGGGCTGTGTGATCTGTGTGGCCGGCAGCACAGTGATGGTGATACACGCCCCCGAGGAAGAGAAGATCACCACCATCGTGGAGATGGCTGCCAAGATGAAAGACACAG GGTACATCGTGTTTGCTGTGCTTCTGCTGGTGTCCTGCCTCATCCTCATCTTCGTCATCGCCCCACGTTATGGACAAAGGAATGTCCTCATCTACATCGTCATCTGCTCTGTGATCGGGGCCTTCTCCGTGACCGCCGTCAAGGGTCTGGGCATCACCATTAAGAACTTCTTCCAGGGGCTGCCAGTTGTGCGGCACCCTCTCCCCTACATCCTGTCCCTCGTGCTGGCCCTTTCGCTCAGCACTCAGGTCAATTTCCTCAACAAGGCGCTGGACATCTTTAATACCTCCCTGGTGTTCCCCATCTACTACGTGTTCTTCACCTCGATGGTGGTGACCTCCTCCGTCGTCCTCTTCAAGGAGTGGCACAGCATGTCGGCCGTGGACATTGTGGGCACCCTCTCTGGCTTTGTCACCATCATCCTGGGTGTGTTCACGCTTCACGCTTTCAAAGACCTGGACGTCAGCCGGACCAGCCTGCCCCACATGCACAAAAACCCAACCCCGCCTCCCGCCCCAGAGCCCAGCATCGTTAGACTCGAAGACAAGAATGTTCTTGTGGACAACATAGAACTCTCCAGCGCCCCATCACCAAAGAAGCCCGAAGTATTTATAATCCATTCGTAA